From the genome of Pseudomonas helvetica:
CTTCGATGACCACTTCCTGACAGACCGCGTCCTTGACGACTTTCGGCGCCATGGCAATGATTTTGCGGAAGATCGGCAGCTTGGACCAGGCATCTTTCAGCCCCTTTGGCGGCTCGGGCTCTTTGAGGAAGGCCAGCAGTTTGCCAATCTCGCGTAGTTCGCTGACAGCTTCGGCGCCCATGCCCAAGGCCACGCGCTCAGGCGTACCGAACAGGTTGCCAAGCACGGGAATGTCATAACCGGTCGGGTTTTCGAACAGCAGCGCCGGGCCCTTGGCCCGCAAGGTGCGATCGCAAACCTCGGTCATTTCCAGCACTGGGGACACCGGAACCTGGATGCGCTTGAGCTCGCCGCGCTGTTCCAGGCCGCTGATAAAGTCGCGCAAGTCGCGATACTGCATGCGTTAGCCTCGTTTTGGCCATGGCGTTCGGGGGCATGAGTTTAGCCTCGAACCCACCCATTCAGAAGAGTGACCAGGCAAATCATCAACGGTCAGATAGCAAAAAGCCGGGTTTCCCCGGCTTTTGCTGGCCTGATCGACTTACTTGCGTTTCATCGACAGGAAGAACTCATCATTGGTCTTGGTCTGTTTCAGCTTGTCGACCAGGAACTCGATGGCAGACACTTCATCCATAGGATGCAGCAGCTTGCGCAGGATCCACATGCGCTGCAGCTCGTCGTCGGCAGTCAGCAACTCTTCGCGGCGGGTGCCGGAGCGGTTGATGTTGATCGCCGGGAAGACGCGCTTTTCAGCGATCTTGCGATCCAGAGGCAGTTCCATGTTGCCGGTGCCCTTGAATTCTTCGTAGATCACTTCGTCCATCTTCGAGCCGGTTTCAACCAGCGCGGTAGCGATGATGGTCAGCGAGCCGCCTTCTTCGATGTTCCGTGCGGCACCGAAGAAACGCTTTGGTTTCTCCAGGGCGTGGGCATCGACACCACCGGTGAGGACCTTGCCGGAGCTCGGGATCACAGTGTTGTAGGCACGTGCCAGACGGGTGATGGAGTCGAGCAGGATGACCACGTCTTTCTTGTGTTCAACCAGGCGCTTGGCCTTCTCGATCACCATTTCGGCAACCTGCACGTGGCGGGTTGGCGGCTCGTCGAACGTCGAGGCAACCACTTCGCCGCGCACGGTGCGCTGCATTTCGGTTACTTCTTCCGGACGTTCGTCGATCAGCAGCACGATCAGATGAACTTCAGGGTTGTTACGCGCGATGTTGGCAGCGATGTTCTGCAGCATGATCGTCTTGCCCGCTTTTGGCGGAGCAACGATCAGACCGCGCTGGCCTTTACCGATCGGGGCGCACAGGTCGATGACACGACCGGTGAGGTCTTCGGTGGAACCGTTACCGGCTTCCATCTTCATGCGCACGGTCGGGAACAGCGGGGTCAGGTTCTCGAAGAGAATCTTGTTTTTCGCGTTCTCGGGACGATCGTAATTGATCGTGTCGACCTTGAGCAGTGCGAAATAACGCTCGCCTTCCTTTGGAGGACGGATCTTGCCAACGATGGTGTCACCGGTGCGCAAGTTGAAGCGACGGATCTGGCTCGGCGAGACGTAGATATCGTCTGGGCCGGCAAGATAGGAGGCGTCTGCAGAGCGGAGAAAGCCGAAGCCGTCCTGGAGAATCTCCAGCACGCCATCACCGGAGATTTCCTCGCCGCTTTTCGCGTGCTTTTTCAGCAAGGAGAAAATCACATCCTGCTTGCGCGAACGGGCCATATTTTCTATGCCCATCTGTTCGGCCAATTCGAGCAGTTCGGTAATCGGCTTTTGCTTGAGTTCAGTCAGATTCATATAGGAATGACGTAATCATTTATGGAGGGGGGGAAATTAAGCTTTTGGCTTAATGAGGCCGCGCCGCAGAGAAGGCGACAGGATCGCGTACTTATTCGAAAAGGAGAGCGTCGGCGACGGCTTGCAGGGGGCGCTGGAGAAACCAGTGCGGGGCCGAATGTAACACCTGAGTTTCGGAGCGTCTAGCCCTGAATAACGAAAAAGCCCCGCTATTTGCGGGGCTTTTTGGATGACGCTTGCAACAACGCTTAAATGTTGGCGTCGAGGAAGGCAGCCAGTTGCGACTTCGACAGCGCGCCGACCTTGGTCGCTTCGACGTTGCCGTTCTTGAACAGCATCAGGGTCGGGATACCACGTACGCCGTGCTTGGCCGGGGTTTCCTGGTTTTCGTCGATGTTCAGCTTGGCAACGGTCAGCTTACCTTTGTAGGTTTCAGCGATTTCGTCCAGAACCGGAGCGATCATCTTGCATGGGCCACACCACTCAGCCCAGTAGTCGACCAGTACAGCACCTTCGGCCTTGAGTACGTCAGCTTCGAAGCTAGCGTCGCTAACGTGTTTGATAAGATCGCTGCTCATGGAAGTCTCCAGGTTGTAAGCAAAAAAACGTGGCCCATCATAGCCGCCCTTCCCTCGTTCAGGAAGCCGCAGATGATTGAGTCTCGCTATGGTGGTGCATGAGTTTGGGTATAGCTCAAGTCACGCCGTGGCGGGGGTCACGAAGGAGATTCCAGTGCGCAAGGCCGCGTTGCGCACGTGCTCCTGCATAGCCTTCTGCGCGCCCCCCGAAGCCCGGCGGGCCAGCGCCCGGAGGATCTTGCGGTGTTCCTGCCAGGTTTCCATGGCCCGTTCGGCCCGGATAAACGGTAGTTTCTGGCTCTCCAGAAAGAGCTCGGCACTCGCCGTCAGAATGCTCAACATCGCCTGATTGCCACTGGCCAGCAGGATTCGCCGATGAAATTCGAAGTCCAGCCGCGCCGCCGCGTCGAAGTCCCCGGCACGCAACTCGTCGCGCATCGCTGCAACGTTATCCTCAAGGGCATCGAGCTCATCGGCGCTCAATGTCACCGCCGCCAACCCCGCCGCAAAACCTTCCAGGGCATAGCGCAACTGAAAGATATCCACAGGCGATGCTTGAGCCGCGAACGGCCAACTGACTCCCGACACTGCCGGGGATTGCTCGACTGCCTGAACAAAAACCCCTTTGCCAGGCTGCACGCTGATCACCCCCAAGGCACTCAAGGATGACAACGCCTCACGCAGCGACGCCCGACTCACGCCCAGTTGCAGTGCCAGATCACGCTGCGAAGGCAGCACGTCCCCCGGCCCGAAACCCTGTTCGGCAATCAGTTTACGGATGGCGTGCAGCGCCACTTCGGGTACGGCGCGGGAGATCGAATTCATGGTTTTTCAGACGAGCCAGACCAGTGAGCGGCTAGTTGTAAAGCTAATCGCCGAGTCAGGCAAGTCGTGCCCCACGGGGGTTCGAGCGCTTTAGGCGATGCCCGATCAAGGTGCGAAAACATCAGCAACTGTTCAGACCAGTAAGACCGACAAACGCCAGTAAATCCGTGGCCTTACAGGCATTTCGCCGAGGGTTGGCATGGCCTGTGCTCTGTCGATTCGCAGAAATCACTTGCCGAATCCGGAGATTTGCCATGACCCAGCGTTGCAGCGCCCTGCTCACTGCCCTGTTCGCCAGCCTGATGCTCTGTCAGCTCCCCGCCCATGCCGACGGCCTGGAGGATGTGGTCAAACGCGGCACGCTCAAGGTCGCCGTGCCTCAGGACTTCCCGCCGTTTGGCTCGGTGGGCCCCGACATGAAACCCCGCGGCCTGGACATCGACACCGCCAAACTGCTGGCCGACCAGCTCAAGGTCAAACTCGAACTGACGCCGGTCAACAGCACCAACCGCATTCCGTTCCTGACCACCGGCAAGGTCGACCTGGTGATCTCCAGCCTCGGCAAAAATCCTGAGCGCGAGAAGGTCATCGACTTCTCCCGCGCCTACGCGCCCTTCTATCTCGCGGTGTTCGGCCCGCCAGACGTCGCCATCAACGACCTGGATGACCTCAAGGGTAAAACCGTCAGCGTCACCCGTGGCGCCATCGAAGACATCGAGTTGACTGCCGTGGCCCCGCAAGGCGTGACCATCAAGCGCTTCGAAGACAACAACTCGACCGTCGCCGCTTACCTCGCAGGGCAAGTCGACCTGATCGCCAGCGGCAACGTGGTGATGGCGACCATCAGCGAGCGCAACCCGAAACGCATTCCGGCGCTGAAACTGAAGCTCAAGGATTCGCCGGTCTACGTCGGTGTGAACAAGAACGAGCCGGCGCTGCTGGACAAGGTCAACCAGATCCTGACCACCGCCAGGACCGATGGCAGCCTCGAGAAAAACGCTCAAACCTGGCTCAAGCAGCCGCTGCCGGCCGATCTCTGATCGTCGCGACGGCGCTTAATCGAGGAAACTGTCCATGGCCTATCAGTTCGACTTTTTACCGGTGGTGCAGAACACCGACCTGCTGCTGCGCGGTGCGCTGTTCACCCTTGAGCTGACGGCCATCGGCGCACTGCTCGGGGTGAGCCTGGGGATTGTCGGCGCGGTGGTGCGGGCGTGGAACATCCGTCCGTTTGCCGGGATTTTCGGGGTTTACGTCGAGTTGATCCGCAACACACCGTTTCTGGTGCAACTGTTCTTCATCTTCTTCGGCTTGCCGTCGCTGGGCCTGCAAATTTCCGAATGGCAGGCGGCAGTGCTGGCGATGGTGATCAACCTCGGCGCCTATTCGACGGAAATCATTCGCGCGGGCATTCAAGCGATTCCGCGTGGCCAGCTGGAAGCTGCGGCGGCGTTGGCGATGAGCCGCTTCGAAGCGTTTCGCCATGTGGTGCTGCTGCCGGCGCTGGGCAAAGTCTGGCCGGCCCTGAGCAGCCAGATCATCATCGTCATGCTCGGTTCGGCAGTGTGCTCACAGATCGCCACGCAAGAGCTGAGTTTTGCCGCCAACTTCATTCAGTCGCGCAACTTCCGCGCCTTCGAAACCTACGCCCTGACCACGCTGGTCTACCTGTGCATGGCCTTGTTGATCCGCCAGCTACTGAACTGGATTGGGCGACGCTACATTGCGAGGAACGACCAATGAGCGATTTCACCTTCTGGGACATCGTCCGCAACCTGCTCACCGGCCTGCAATGGACCCTGGCGCTGTCGCTGGTAGCGTTTATCGGTGGCGGGCTGATCGGCTTGCTGATCATGACCCTGCGTATTTCGAAAAACGCCCTGCCACGAGGCTTCGCCCGTACCTACATTGAGCTGTTCCAGGGCACACCACTGCTGATGCAGCTGTTCCTGGTGTTTTTCGGCGTAGCGCTGCTGGGGATCGAGATTTCGCCGTGGCTGGCGGCGGCGATTGCCTTGACGCTGTTTACCAGCGCTTACCTGGCGGAGATCTGGCGCGGCTGCGTCGATTCGATCGCCAACGGTCAGTGGGAAGCGTCGGCAAGCCTGGCGCTCAATCCCTTTGAACAGCTGCGCCACGTGATCCTGCCGCAAGCCCTGCGCATTGCCGTGGCACCGACCGTGGGCTTCTCGGTGCAGGTGGTCAAGGGCACGGCGGTGACCTCGATCATCGGCTTCACCGAACTCACCAAAACCGGCGGCATGCTCGCCAATGCAACCTTCGAACCCTTCATGGTCTACGGCCTCGTGGCGCTCGGTTACTTCCTGCTCTGCTACCCGTTGTCCCTCAGTGCCCGCTACCTGGAAAGGAGACTGCATGCCTCTGCTTAGAATTTCCGCCCTGCATAAATATTACGGCGATCACCATGTGCTCAAAGGCATCGACCTGAGCGTCGATGAAGGCCAGGTGGTGGCAATCATCGGGCGTAGCGGCTCGGGGAAATCGACCCTGCTGCGCACCTTGAACGGCCTGGAGTCGATCAACGACGGGGTGATCGAAGTCGACGGCGAATACCTCGACGCCGCCCGCGCCGACCTGCGCAGCCTGCGCAGCCTGCGACAGAAGGTCGGCATGGTGTTTCAGCAATTCAACCTGTTCCCGCACCTGACGGTGGGCGAAAACGTCATGCTCGCGCCGCAAGTGGTGCAGAAAGTCTCCAAGACCAAAGCCGCCGGGCTGGCGCGACAGATGCTGGAGCGGGTCGGGCTCGCGGAGAAATTCGATGCGTTCCCGGATCGACTGTCCGGCGGCCAGCAACAGCGTGTTGCGATTGCCCGGGCCCTGGCAATGTCGCCGAAAGTGCTGCTGTGCGACGAAATCACCTCGGCACTTGATCCCGAGCTGGTCAACGAGGTGCTGAGCGTGGTCCGGCAACTGGCCAGGGACGGAATGACGCTGATCATGGTCACCCACGAAATGCGCTTCGCCCGCGAGGTCGGCGACAAACTGGTGTTCATGCACCAAGGCAAGGTGCACGAGGTGGGCGATCCGAAAGTGTTGTTTGCCAATCCGAAGACGGCAGAGCTGGCGAATTTCATTGGCACCGTTGAGACGACTGCCTGAAGCCTTGTGGCGAGGGAGCTTGCTCCCGCTCGACTGCGCAGCAGTCGTAAGGCCTGCAGATGCGGTCTGCCTGGTAGAAATCGGGCCCACCATTGAGGACCGCTTCGCGCTCCAGCGGGAGCAAGCTCCCTCGCCACAGAGGATAGACGCTCGAGCCACCGAGTTTCGTGCGTCATATCAATGCTTTAATTCGTGCGCGTTGGCGGCAGCGGTTGATCGTGGCAGGATGTCGAGGTTATCGACCGAGACCCCCTCACCATGCCTCAATCCCAAGCCAAGAATCTGTCCCTGATCGCCGCTATAGACCTGGGCTCGAACAGCTTTCATATGGTCGTGGCCAAGGCCCTGCACAATGAAATCCGTATTCTCGAGCGGCTTGGCGAGAAGGTTCAGTTGGCCGCGGGGATCGACGAAGAGCGCCAACTAACCGAAGAATCCATGCAGCGCGGGCTCGATTGCCTGAAGCGCTTTGCCCAACTGATCAACGGCATGCCACCGGGCGCCGTGCGGATCGTCGGCACCAACGCCCTGCGTGAGGCGCGCAACCGTGGCGAATTCATCCGCCGCGCCGAAGAAATCCTCGGTCACCCGGTAGAAGTCATCTCCGGTCGTGAAGAAGCCCGCCTGATCTACCTTGGCGTCTCCCACACCCTCGCCGACACACCGGGCAAGCGTCTGGTGGCCGACATCGGCGGTGGCAGTACCGAATTCATCATCGGCCAGCGCTTCGAGCCGCTGCTGCGCGAAAGCCTGCAAATGGGCTGCGTCAGCTACACCCAGCGCTATTTCCGCGACGGCAAGATCACCCCGGCCCGTTACGCCCAGGCCTACACGGCGGCGCGGCTGGAGATCATGAGCATCGAGCACGCCCTGCACCGCCTGACCTGGGATGAAGCGATCGGCTCCTCGGGCACCATCCGTGCCATTGGTCTGGCGCTGAAGGCGGGTGGCCACGGGACTGGCGAGGTCAATGCCGAAGGTCTGTCCTGGCTCAAGCGCAAGCTGATCAAACTCGGTGACGTTGAAAAAATCGATTTCGAAGGCATCAAACCGGATCGCCGGGCAATTTTCCCGGCTGGCCTGGCGATTCTCGAAGCGATCTTCGACGCCCTCGAACTGCAACGCATGGATCACTGTGAAGGCGCCCTGCGTGAAGGCGTGCTCTATGACCTGCTGGGCCGTCATCACCACGAAGACGTCCGCGAGCGCACCCTCAGCTCGCTCATGGAGCGTTACCACGTCGACGTGGGACAGGCCGACCGCGTCGAACGCAAAGCGCTTCACGCATTCGACCAGGTGGCCGATGACTGGGACCTGAATGACGGCGTCTGGCGCGACTTGCTGGGCTGGGCCGCCAAGGTCCACGAAGTCGGGCTGGATATCGCCCACTATCAATTCCACAAACACGGCGCCTACCTGATCGAACACTCCGATCTGGCCGGTTTTTCCCGTGAAGACCAGCTGATGCTGGCGCTGCTGGTACGCGGCCACCGCCGCAACATTCCCAAGGACAGGTTTGCCGAGTTCGGCGATGACGGCATCAAGCTGATTCGCCTCTGCGTGCTGCTGCGCTTCGCGATTCTGTTCCATCACATCCGCGGCACCCAAAAGATGCCGCAGGTCACCTTGCAGGCCAACGGCGACACCCTGGATGTGCTGTTCCCGGAGAACTGGCTGGACGAAAACCAGCTGACCCAGGCCGACTTCGCGCTGGAAGCGGAATGGCTGACCCGCGTTAACTTCGTGCTTAACGTTCGCTGAAAACAAAAGGGCGATCCTTACGGATCGCCCTTTTGCATCATGCTGCTCCCTCTCCTGCGTTAATTCACAGTCAGAATCGGGCTACCCAAACGCTCCAGCAAGGTTGCCTGGGCGCTGCGCGGGTTCTGGTTGCCGGTCGGTGTGTTGCGGATGTAACGGCCGTCCGGCTGCAGGCTCCAGCTGTGGGTGTTATCGGTGAGGTAAAGCTCCAGTTCTTTCTTGACCCGGGTAATCAGCTTCTTGCCTTCCACCGGGAAGCAGGTCTCGACGCGTTTATCGAGGTTGCGCTCCATCCAGTCGGCACTCGACAGGAACATCTGCTCTTCACCGCCGTTGAGGAAGTAGAAGACCCGCGTGTGTTCCAGGAAGCGACCGATGATCGAGCGCACGTGGATGTTGTGCGAAACCCCGGCGATACCCGGCCGCAGGCAGCACATGCCGCGTATCACCAGATCGATCCGCACCCCGGACTGACTGGCTTTGTACAACGCGCGGATGACCTTCGGATCGGTCAGCGAGTTGAACTTGGCGATGATGTGCGCTGGTTTGCCATCAAGCGCGAACTGGGTCTCCCGGGCAATCATGTCGAGCATGCCCTTCTTCAGCGTGAACGGCGCATGCAGCAGTTTTTTCATGCGCAGGGTTTTACCCATGCCGATCAACTGGCTGAACAGTTTGCCGACGTCTTCGCACAAGGCGTCGTCGGACGTCAGCAGGCTGTAGTCGGTGTACAGGCGGGCGTTGGCGGCGTGGTAGTTACCGGTACCCAAGTGGGCGTAGCGGACAATCTCGCCAGCCTCGCGGCGCAGGATCAGCATCATCTTGGCGTGGGTCTTGAAGCCCACCACGCCGTAGATCACCACCGCGCCGGCCGCTTGCAGGCGGCTGGCCAGTTGCAGGTTGGACTCTTCGTCGAACCGCGCACGCAATTCGATCACCGCGGTGACCTCCTTGCCGTTACGCGCTGCGTCAACCAGGGCGTCGACGATTTCCGAGTTGGCGCCGCTGCGGTAAAGGGTCTGACGGACCGCCAACACGTGCGGGTCCTTGGCCGCCTGGCGCAGCAAATCGACCACCGGAGTGAAGGACTCGAACGGGTGCAGCAGCAGAATGTCCTGCTTGCTGATCACGCTGAAAATGTTCTCGCTGTTCTGCAGCAGTTTCGGGATCTGTGGGGTGAACGGCGTGTATTGCAGCTCCGGGT
Proteins encoded in this window:
- a CDS encoding FadR/GntR family transcriptional regulator, giving the protein MNSISRAVPEVALHAIRKLIAEQGFGPGDVLPSQRDLALQLGVSRASLREALSSLSALGVISVQPGKGVFVQAVEQSPAVSGVSWPFAAQASPVDIFQLRYALEGFAAGLAAVTLSADELDALEDNVAAMRDELRAGDFDAAARLDFEFHRRILLASGNQAMLSILTASAELFLESQKLPFIRAERAMETWQEHRKILRALARRASGGAQKAMQEHVRNAALRTGISFVTPATA
- the rho gene encoding transcription termination factor Rho, producing the protein MNLTELKQKPITELLELAEQMGIENMARSRKQDVIFSLLKKHAKSGEEISGDGVLEILQDGFGFLRSADASYLAGPDDIYVSPSQIRRFNLRTGDTIVGKIRPPKEGERYFALLKVDTINYDRPENAKNKILFENLTPLFPTVRMKMEAGNGSTEDLTGRVIDLCAPIGKGQRGLIVAPPKAGKTIMLQNIAANIARNNPEVHLIVLLIDERPEEVTEMQRTVRGEVVASTFDEPPTRHVQVAEMVIEKAKRLVEHKKDVVILLDSITRLARAYNTVIPSSGKVLTGGVDAHALEKPKRFFGAARNIEEGGSLTIIATALVETGSKMDEVIYEEFKGTGNMELPLDRKIAEKRVFPAININRSGTRREELLTADDELQRMWILRKLLHPMDEVSAIEFLVDKLKQTKTNDEFFLSMKRK
- the trxA gene encoding thioredoxin TrxA, with translation MSSDLIKHVSDASFEADVLKAEGAVLVDYWAEWCGPCKMIAPVLDEIAETYKGKLTVAKLNIDENQETPAKHGVRGIPTLMLFKNGNVEATKVGALSKSQLAAFLDANI
- a CDS encoding amino acid ABC transporter permease, encoding MSDFTFWDIVRNLLTGLQWTLALSLVAFIGGGLIGLLIMTLRISKNALPRGFARTYIELFQGTPLLMQLFLVFFGVALLGIEISPWLAAAIALTLFTSAYLAEIWRGCVDSIANGQWEASASLALNPFEQLRHVILPQALRIAVAPTVGFSVQVVKGTAVTSIIGFTELTKTGGMLANATFEPFMVYGLVALGYFLLCYPLSLSARYLERRLHASA
- the ppk1 gene encoding polyphosphate kinase 1, whose translation is MNTEGLTEVAVKEAQPLVEPVVEIEPALEPAPPAVVVAEAAPVAPAVAIPGLDDSSLYIHRELSQLQFNIRVLEQALDESYPLLERLKFLLIFSSNLDEFFEIRVAGLKKQITFAREQAGADGLQPHQALARISDLVHGHVDRQYAILNDILLPELEKHQVRFIRRRYWTTKLKTWVRRYFRDEIAPIITPIGLDPTHPFPLLVNKSLNFIVELEGIDAFGRDSGLAIIPAPRLLPRVIKVPEEVGGTGDNYVFLSSMIHAHADDLFQGMKVKGCYQFRLTRNADLAVDTEDVEDLARALRGELFSRRYGDAVRLEVADTCPKHLSDYLLKQFNLSETELYQVNGPVNLTRLFSITGLDSHPELQYTPFTPQIPKLLQNSENIFSVISKQDILLLHPFESFTPVVDLLRQAAKDPHVLAVRQTLYRSGANSEIVDALVDAARNGKEVTAVIELRARFDEESNLQLASRLQAAGAVVIYGVVGFKTHAKMMLILRREAGEIVRYAHLGTGNYHAANARLYTDYSLLTSDDALCEDVGKLFSQLIGMGKTLRMKKLLHAPFTLKKGMLDMIARETQFALDGKPAHIIAKFNSLTDPKVIRALYKASQSGVRIDLVIRGMCCLRPGIAGVSHNIHVRSIIGRFLEHTRVFYFLNGGEEQMFLSSADWMERNLDKRVETCFPVEGKKLITRVKKELELYLTDNTHSWSLQPDGRYIRNTPTGNQNPRSAQATLLERLGSPILTVN
- a CDS encoding amino acid ABC transporter permease, whose amino-acid sequence is MAYQFDFLPVVQNTDLLLRGALFTLELTAIGALLGVSLGIVGAVVRAWNIRPFAGIFGVYVELIRNTPFLVQLFFIFFGLPSLGLQISEWQAAVLAMVINLGAYSTEIIRAGIQAIPRGQLEAAAALAMSRFEAFRHVVLLPALGKVWPALSSQIIIVMLGSAVCSQIATQELSFAANFIQSRNFRAFETYALTTLVYLCMALLIRQLLNWIGRRYIARNDQ
- a CDS encoding amino acid ABC transporter ATP-binding protein; amino-acid sequence: MPLLRISALHKYYGDHHVLKGIDLSVDEGQVVAIIGRSGSGKSTLLRTLNGLESINDGVIEVDGEYLDAARADLRSLRSLRQKVGMVFQQFNLFPHLTVGENVMLAPQVVQKVSKTKAAGLARQMLERVGLAEKFDAFPDRLSGGQQQRVAIARALAMSPKVLLCDEITSALDPELVNEVLSVVRQLARDGMTLIMVTHEMRFAREVGDKLVFMHQGKVHEVGDPKVLFANPKTAELANFIGTVETTA
- a CDS encoding transporter substrate-binding domain-containing protein encodes the protein MTQRCSALLTALFASLMLCQLPAHADGLEDVVKRGTLKVAVPQDFPPFGSVGPDMKPRGLDIDTAKLLADQLKVKLELTPVNSTNRIPFLTTGKVDLVISSLGKNPEREKVIDFSRAYAPFYLAVFGPPDVAINDLDDLKGKTVSVTRGAIEDIELTAVAPQGVTIKRFEDNNSTVAAYLAGQVDLIASGNVVMATISERNPKRIPALKLKLKDSPVYVGVNKNEPALLDKVNQILTTARTDGSLEKNAQTWLKQPLPADL
- the ppx gene encoding exopolyphosphatase, producing the protein MPQSQAKNLSLIAAIDLGSNSFHMVVAKALHNEIRILERLGEKVQLAAGIDEERQLTEESMQRGLDCLKRFAQLINGMPPGAVRIVGTNALREARNRGEFIRRAEEILGHPVEVISGREEARLIYLGVSHTLADTPGKRLVADIGGGSTEFIIGQRFEPLLRESLQMGCVSYTQRYFRDGKITPARYAQAYTAARLEIMSIEHALHRLTWDEAIGSSGTIRAIGLALKAGGHGTGEVNAEGLSWLKRKLIKLGDVEKIDFEGIKPDRRAIFPAGLAILEAIFDALELQRMDHCEGALREGVLYDLLGRHHHEDVRERTLSSLMERYHVDVGQADRVERKALHAFDQVADDWDLNDGVWRDLLGWAAKVHEVGLDIAHYQFHKHGAYLIEHSDLAGFSREDQLMLALLVRGHRRNIPKDRFAEFGDDGIKLIRLCVLLRFAILFHHIRGTQKMPQVTLQANGDTLDVLFPENWLDENQLTQADFALEAEWLTRVNFVLNVR